From the Fusobacterium ulcerans ATCC 49185 genome, the window ATCAAGGAGATTTTGGAGAAAATCTTATAGTTGAAGGAATTGATTTAGCAAAACTTCCTGTTGGAACAAAATTAAAAATCAATGAAGGTATCTTGCTTGAAGTAACTCAAATAGGAAAAGAATGCCATTCACATTGTGCTATATTTCATGCTGTAGGAGATTGTATCATGCCTAGAGAGGGAATTTTTACTATTGTTTTAAAGGGTGGAGCAGTAAAAGTTGGAGATGAAATATCTATAGTAAAATAAAAACAGGGAGCTTTGAAGTGCACCCAAAATCTTAGACAAATAAGATGGAGGGTGTATTTTTTATGGCTAAATTAACAAGAGAGCAAAGAATAGAAATTTATGAACGAAGATTAAAAGGAGAGACTATTGCAGCAATAGCTCTAAATTTCAATATCAATGTTCATACAGTAGAATACCTTTTTAGGTTAATTGGAAAACATGGATATTCCATACTTAGGAACGATAAAAATAGATATTATTCTAAGGAATTTAAATTACAGTCCATTAATAGAGTACTAATAAATTTTGAGTCAGCTATATCTGTCGCTATTGATATTGGCTTATCTTCGCGTGGAATTTTAGCAAATTGGATTAAAAAGTATAAAGAAAACTGCTATAATATCATAGAGAAACCTAAAGGGAGAAAAAAATCTATGACAAAGAAAATTAAGAAAAAAAATGATGCCAATTTGACTTTAGAAGAAAAAATAAAAGAGTTGGAAGAGAAAAATCTATACTTAGAAGCTGAGATAGAATATTTAAAAAAGTTGAATGCTCTGGTTCAAAAAAAGGAGCTACAAAAGAAGAAAGAATCAGAGTAATAGCTGAACTTAGAGCAAAGTATCCTTTCAAAATCTTGCTTGAAATTTCAGGTATAGCAAGAGCAACTTACTATTTCTACATAAATAAAAAAGATATAGATATAAAGAATCAAGATATTATTGATAAAATCAAAGATATATTTTATGTGCATAAAAGAAGATATGGTTATCGTAGAATCACATTAGAACTTAAAAATCAAGGATTACAAGTCAATCATAAGAATATTTTAAGGCTTATGAATAAATTAAATTTACATAGTATTATGCGCAAAAAGAGAAAATATTCTTCATATAAAGGTGAAATTGGAAAAGTAGCTGATAACCACATTAAAAGAAACTTTGAGGCAAATAAACCAAATGAAAAATGGTTTACAGATGTAACAAAATTTAATTTAAGAAGGAATAAATTGTATCTATCTCCAATACTAGATGCTTATGGAAGATATATAATTTCATACAATGTATCTTCCTCTCCTAACTCTTATCAAATAATAGATATGTTAACTCAAGCATTTAAAACTAATTCTAATATCAAAAGTTTAATACTGCATAGTGATCAAGGGTGGCAGTACCAACATAACTTTTATACAAAAAGTTTAGAAAAAAGAAAGGTAATTCAAAGTATGTCAAGAAAAGGAAATAGTCTAGACAATGGATTAATGGAAAGTTTTTTTGGTATAATGAAATCAGAAATGTTTTATGGACAAGAAAATAACTATAGAACAATAGAAGAATTAAAATCAGCAATAGATGAATATATAGATTATTACAATACTAAAAG encodes:
- a CDS encoding MOSC domain-containing protein codes for the protein MGKILAVCISEKKGTQKINIKEGILIENHGLKNDAHAGNWHRQVSLLSNEKISDFIKKGGNVDQGDFGENLIVEGIDLAKLPVGTKLKINEGILLEVTQIGKECHSHCAIFHAVGDCIMPREGIFTIVLKGGAVKVGDEISIVK
- a CDS encoding IS3 family transposase (programmed frameshift), with protein sequence MAKLTREQRIEIYERRLKGETIAAIALNFNINVHTVEYLFRLIGKHGYSILRNDKNRYYSKEFKLQSINRVLINFESAISVAIDIGLSSRGILANWIKKYKENCYNIIEKPKGRKKSMTKKIKKKNDANLTLEEKIKELEEKNLYLEAEIEYLKKLNALVQKKELQKKKGIRVIAELRAKYPFKILLEISGIARATYYFYINKKDIDIKNQDIIDKIKDIFYVHKRRYGYRRITLELKNQGLQVNHKNILRLMNKLNLHSIMRKKRKYSSYKGEIGKVADNHIKRNFEANKPNEKWFTDVTKFNLRRNKLYLSPILDAYGRYIISYNVSSSPNSYQIIDMLTQAFKTNSNIKSLILHSDQGWQYQHNFYTKSLEKRKVIQSMSRKGNSLDNGLMESFFGIMKSEMFYGQENNYRTIEELKSAIDEYIDYYNTKRIKAKLKGLTPMQYRNQSLLINA